The Vibrio tritonius genomic sequence CAAAATAGCAGCAAGCAGAATACCCGCCATCACAGGATGGAACATCACATTAACCAGCAACATAAAGATTTTTTCGCCGTCATCAAGGGCAACAGATGGGGTATTCGTAACATAAACCAAACCTACCAAACCAATCAGTAATGCCCCAACCATAGAGACAGCAGTCCAAACAACGGCGATACGACGTGCTGTACCAATATCTTTATTTGAACGAGAAGCTTTGAATCGAGCTAGGATGTGTGGTTGACCAAAATACCCCAGCCCCCACGCAACCAATGAAATAATCGCAATACCCGATAATGGCTTACCATCGATACCATTCCATAATGTCAGCAGTTCTGGATTAATGTCAGCTAACTGAGTTTGTAAGTTACCAAAGTCTCCTTCAAGAGCAACAATTGGCACGATAGCCAGTGCCGCAGCCATCAAAAGGCCTTGTACCAAGTCCGTCCATGCGACGGCTAAGAAGCCACCAAATAGAGTATAAGAAACAACACATACCGTGCCGATGATAACGGCGGTGGTGTAATCTAATCCAAATACAGTCTCAAACAACTTACCACCAGCTACTAAACCAGAACTGGTATAGAAGAGGAAAAATAGCAAGATAAAGAACGCAGAAATGGTTTGAATCAGCTTAGACTTATCGTTGAAGCGACGAGCAAAAAACTCCGGTAAAGTTAATGAATCCGTCGTAATACTGTATGTACGTAGACGTTTCGCAGCTAGTAACCAGTTCAGCCATGTCCCTAATAGCAGGCCTCCAGCAAGCCAAAACGCTTCAATACCGGCTGCATAAGCATACCCCGGTAAGCCCAACAATAACCACCCACTCATATCTGATGCACCAGCAGACAGTGCAGCAGGCCAAGGACCAAGTGAACGCCCGCCTAGAAAATAATCTTCGGAGTTCTTGGTTCGTTGATACGCATAAACACCAATTGCCAACATCAACACTAGATAGACAAAAAAGGTGGTCGTAATAGCAAAGCTATTCGTAGCCATAAATTCTTCCTCTTATTTTTGAAATCGCCTTCCCTGTCCCCCCACCTTTTTAGATGAGGGGCTAACGCAATACTCAAATTAGTGGGCTTCGTGACCAAGCTCGAGCAAGGTCGCATTACCACCCACAGCAGTTATATTTATTGTACGAGTTCTCTCAGTAATGAAACGCAACGATAAATGAGGATCGTGAGCAACGGGTAAAGTGCCCAAATCGGTTTCAGAGACTAAGCTAACAATCGCGCCTTTTCGCTCAGAAAGTTGACGATTCAACGAATGTTCAATCGCCGAGCCACCAACCAATCCCACGCATCTCACATCCGAATCCAACAAGGTATGATGAGCATCTAACGGTAAAGTTAGCAAAAGATTGGCTGGTAATAAGGACTGTTCGTATGCCGAACAGAGTAACGACACCCACTCTTTGTCATCGCTACAAAGAATGACACTGTTGCCTGCAATCAACGCTGCAGACAATAGCGCAACAGTCGCCAGTTGAGCTTTCGCACCTCCTTCTTGTTGGACGAGAAGAGCGACGCCCCGTCCAGCAGTGTAAAGCTCATTTGTTTCTCCAGTAGGGCCGACAAGCTCATGAGTTTTTGCGAGCAAGTTCGACGCTTGGTGAAGATGGTATGACAGGACATTCGCTAAATCGGAACGCGCACTCGTCATGTTGGTCATTAGAGACAGTAAACACTCTCTCTTATAATCAAATCCGGTTTGAAACCAATTTTCCCAAGCAGTGTGGGAATCTGAAAAATGAGTAGCATAATGCAGCATATCGAGTCTCCCTAACTTAGGCGTAATGAACTTGGGTAAAACGGTACAAGTAGTGTGGACCGCCGGCTTTTGGACCAGTGCCAGAAAGGCCTTGACCACCAAACGGTTGAACACCTACCACCGCACCAACCTGGTCTCGGTTGATATAGCAGTTACCCACACGAGCATGCTTCTCAATCCAACGGTAGGTTGTTTCATTACGGCTATGGATCCCCATTGTTAAACCAAAACCAGTGGCATTAATGTCATTGACCACATTAGCCAGATCTTGGGCTTTAAAACGGACGATATGCAAAATAGGACCGAAATGCTCCTCGGTTAAACAACTGATGCTTGGAATTTCAAAAGCACACGGCGCAACAAAATCACCAAATTCACATTCAGAAGGTAGCTCAAGTTGTGCCACTAATTTATGGTCTTTCTTA encodes the following:
- the putP gene encoding sodium/proline symporter PutP, with protein sequence MATNSFAITTTFFVYLVLMLAIGVYAYQRTKNSEDYFLGGRSLGPWPAALSAGASDMSGWLLLGLPGYAYAAGIEAFWLAGGLLLGTWLNWLLAAKRLRTYSITTDSLTLPEFFARRFNDKSKLIQTISAFFILLFFLFYTSSGLVAGGKLFETVFGLDYTTAVIIGTVCVVSYTLFGGFLAVAWTDLVQGLLMAAALAIVPIVALEGDFGNLQTQLADINPELLTLWNGIDGKPLSGIAIISLVAWGLGYFGQPHILARFKASRSNKDIGTARRIAVVWTAVSMVGALLIGLVGLVYVTNTPSVALDDGEKIFMLLVNVMFHPVMAGILLAAILAAIMSTADSQLLVSSSALAEDLYKQIFNKDATSDQIVRMGRIGVVSISIIALLLAIKPDSSVLGLVSYAWAGFGAAFGPALLLSLYWSRMNRNGALAGIIVGGVTIVVWKQLSGGIFDLYELVPGFILSTIAIIVVSLLSGEPEEVVKAQHETYKNQLVELD
- a CDS encoding 1-pyrroline-5-carboxylate dehydrogenase, producing the protein MLHYATHFSDSHTAWENWFQTGFDYKRECLLSLMTNMTSARSDLANVLSYHLHQASNLLAKTHELVGPTGETNELYTAGRGVALLVQQEGGAKAQLATVALLSAALIAGNSVILCSDDKEWVSLLCSAYEQSLLPANLLLTLPLDAHHTLLDSDVRCVGLVGGSAIEHSLNRQLSERKGAIVSLVSETDLGTLPVAHDPHLSLRFITERTRTINITAVGGNATLLELGHEAH